GGACGCTCTGCCCGCGACGTCCACGGGCAAGCTTCTGAAGCACAAGCTGGCGGAGTCGTTGCGCAGCCAAGCGTGAGGCCGCGCAGCAACAATTAACGCAACCCCGAGGCCGGAGTAGGACCATGCAGAAGAGAAACGCGACTGTTGCTGTGATCGGTGCCGGCGACTTTATCGGCAGCGAGATCGCCAAGAAATTCGCTTCCGAAGGATTTACGATCTTCGCGGGACGGCGCAATGGCGACAAGCTCGCGCCCCTGGTCAAGGAGATCGAGGCCGCCGGTGGCGAGATCCACGCTCGTTCGCTGGATGCGCGCAAGGAGGAGGAGGTTATCTCCTTCCTCAACGACGCCGACAAGCATGCGCCGCTGGAGGTCTGCATCTTCAACATTGGCGCCAACGTCAACTTTCCAATTCTGGAGACCACCGAACGCGTGTTCCGGAAGGTCTGGGAGATGGCTTGTTATTCCGGCTTCCTGGCCGGCCGCGAGGCGGCGCGGCTGATGCTGTCCCGCGGGGCCGGCAACATCTTCTTCACCGGCGCGACCGCTTCCTTGCGAGGTGGCAGCGGCTACGCGGCATTCGCCAGCGCAAAATTTGGCCTGCGCGCGGTGGCGCAAGCGATGGCGCGCGAACTGGGACCCAAGAACATCCATGTCGCGCACCTCATCATTGATTCCGGCGTCGACACGGAATGGGTTCGGCAGCGCCGCATCGAGGCCCTTGGCCCGGGCGCGCTGGATAACCCCGATTTGCTGATGCCGCCGGCATCGGTTGCCGCGTCCTACTGGCAGCTTTACCAGCAGCCGAAGAGCGCCTGGACCTTCGAGCTGGAAATCCGCCCCTTCGGCGAGAAGTGGTAGGGAGCACGTCCAATGGAGCTCGTGCTTTCATCGGAGGATGCCGCCTTTCGCGACGAAGTCCGCGCCTTCATCGCCGAGAACTATCCGGCCGAGATGCGTGTTCCCAACCCGGAGACCGACCTCTCCAAGGAGCAGATGCTGCTGTGGCATCGCATCTTGCACAAGAAGGGTTGGATCGCGCCGCTCTGGCCCAAGGAATATGGCGGACCCGGCTGGTCGATCACCCGCAGATTCATCTTCGAGCAGGAGACCAGCCGCGCCGGTACGCTGCCGCCACTGGCGTTCAGCGTCACCATGGTCGGCCCCGTCATCTACACGTTCGGCAACGATGCGCAGAAAAAGAGATTTCTGCCGCGTATTCTCTCCG
The DNA window shown above is from Bradyrhizobium sp. CB1650 and carries:
- a CDS encoding SDR family oxidoreductase — its product is MQKRNATVAVIGAGDFIGSEIAKKFASEGFTIFAGRRNGDKLAPLVKEIEAAGGEIHARSLDARKEEEVISFLNDADKHAPLEVCIFNIGANVNFPILETTERVFRKVWEMACYSGFLAGREAARLMLSRGAGNIFFTGATASLRGGSGYAAFASAKFGLRAVAQAMARELGPKNIHVAHLIIDSGVDTEWVRQRRIEALGPGALDNPDLLMPPASVAASYWQLYQQPKSAWTFELEIRPFGEKW